ATTGTGAAAATTCTGAACAATTCTTGCCAAGTGAAATAACAAGTGTGTGAATACCTTTTGCATAGTATTTTGCTGTATCATGAATTGTAGTGTTGGAAGAATTGTCGATGGATGGACAGTTGATCGTGTTACTCCGATTGGTAAATTTGAGCACCTACTGCTGCTTGCGGATGAAGCTACCTAAGACATTTGTAATTGTCAAACtaatgtgaaaaaaatatttgcactTTACTAATTAAGCCTGACAAAAATATTGATATCAGAATAGCATTGGTGATAAATCCTTTTGAGGATTACCATGCAGGGACTGTGAGAAATAAATTTGAAGGAACAGCAATAAATAACATGAATCAGAAAACAGAATCCCATTTCTGCATCTTTTCTTTTGCAGTCAGAGAGCAGGCAAAACATGCTTGTCTCTTTGCAAGTCAACTAGCAAACTGATCAAATAATATTTCAGCAGCCATTGCTATATAGCAGCTGAAaatcatgaaacaaacaaaagttTCAAGAAAATATTTGTGTCCTCTTGCCCTCCACTTCAAAAGTCTTAAACATTGCCAATCACTACAGGTATCAATTAAATGATATTCGAATATGTTTTGACATAATATAAATTGTAGCAGTTAAAGGCATGCTTAgcataaatataaataattaaaaatcaaaGTCCTGAACTGCAACATACTGTgcttaattaatactccctccgtcctataaaaaacgaACCTAGTACCGAATGTGACACGTATGTCCatattcatagtactaggatgtgtcagattcgtagtactaggatgtcaCATTTGGTACtaggttttttatgggacggagggagtattgatcAAAATAGTCAATGCATATGACGTCCCTCCATGTTAGTTTCATGTGACTGCTCAATTAACAAACCAGTACCTTTTGAGCAATACTATCTGATGTAACCTGAAAACGCCCCCTTCGCTGGATAACTTTTCCTTCGGATTGCTCCTCAGGTTCAACTGCTCTCAAAAACAGTCATAACAAGCCAAATTACATCAATGACAAATAAAAGAGACAGGTTTAAAGCTTTTTCTTGCtattctaaaaaaagaaaaactgtaaCGTGTTAGTTGATAGAGTTCATGATTATCTTACCAGGCAGATGTGCGCGTGGATCTTTCATTTGGCGGAATAAAGGCCCACTGCGGTTCCTGTTGCATGTATTTTTCTGATGACACTCATTCCTAAATCAGaaaagaagcaaaaaaaaaatagcatgtGTTACACCGACTAGAATATTAGACAATATGGGATATGTTAGTACGATATGATAAGAAGCAAAATGAGAGTGAAATATTAAGACTACAGTAGGAGGCCACGAAAAAGAACCAAAGGTTTTTTTTACAAGTGTTACTTTTGTCAAATATGTACATGTAAATCCATGCttcattctttcttttttttttttggttctatCATGTTTTCTAGGTCCAATCTAAATTCCCATAGTAGTTTTTTTAGCCTATTCAGCATATCATAAACATGATTTTACAGGGCAAAGAGTACTTTGCCTATACAAATTGAATTGAGATTGTCGCATAGCTATCTAAAATGCACAATACAATATAAATCTTCTCACAATAATGACCAATTTCAATAGTTTGACTTCACtagcataaaaaaaaatgcatgctaAGATCCCACATTTTTCATGCAGGTATTTCAAAATTTGAAGTGAACACTACAGTTCTCATATGGGcgaagtaaaatccatgtgtaTAGAACTGATCCTTTTCGTTTCCGCCTAGCAGGATTACCATCCCCAATCTCGACAAGACCTAGTTTGGCCATGTGTAGCATGATGAAGGATCGCAATGCAAACCAGGCAGAATGACAGGGACAAAGTTGTGGCACAAGGTGAGCACAGTATCATAGGCACTAGGCACAAGCTTTTGAAACTGTACCTGACAACTCGTTTAATCTTAAATAAAAAGAACCACAGCTTGGTCCATCTTGTTTTCTATAAACATTGATTTATCAAGgaatcaaagaaaaaaatactagacTGTCAACTGCAGAACACAGAGAATTAACCCTTGAATTCATGCAACCACCCACACACTTGatacacacacagagagagctgGTCCACACAAACTGAGCTAGTTTAACACTGTTTCAGTTCTAGGCGCTAAATAATCTATCaaatcattttaaaatatatttttgaactgAACAAAGCTTAATGCAAATAATCACTTGGATAATCAAGTTTGCTAACCACCAACAAAACTGTAAGCTGGTCAGCTGACTAGTTCACGTGATGACCTGATTTGGAAAAAAGAAAGCATGTGATGCAGTGGAACTTGTCCTCCTGTGGCAGCGGATCAAGTGAGCACATTGACAGAGGAATGAGATGACTCATGAGCTAGGCAAGCTCAGCGCTCAGCTAGGTGCTGCAGCAGAGCCTGCTGTATGCCACTGCAAATGGTTGCATCATCTAAGAGTTTGCATCAACGAAATAGAGTGGTCATTGTGCTTGGTTGGTAACTAGCAATGACttgattcaaaaaaaaatctgttcaCTTTAAGGCATGTTTATATGTTCTCTTTGTAGGAGTGGGGTGGGGGGATTATCGAACTTAAACTAAGTTAAGCACATACTTCAGACTTGAGATGAAAACACAATCATAAGTTATCTGTTCAACaataaataaagaaaacaaaggaAATTAATTCACCTTGCTGGGTCATTGCCAACATTCCTGTAAGGAGAAAGAACATGTTCAGGTATCAGGGAACCACTTAAGAACTTGTGGGACCCACTATTGACCAAATTTGATGGTACAGAGGCACTTCTTTCCAAACTTTCACCATTACAGTTGGCACTTTTATGATTCTCAATTTGTTGGAACTGCTGCATAGGTGATGTAGATTCCATATTTGGTTGCTCCCTCAAATCAGTAGCAGTAGGGGGATCATCATCCCCACAAACATCAAAGCAAGATCTGTGTCACTGTAGTCAGTAAAGATTCTTCACAGctcacaatttttttatatcgAAGAGAACAAAAAATGCAAAATTGACAGCACATCAATACAGCGAACCAAAACAATTTAAGGTGGCCACTCCAGTTCAAAATTATACTACTTCAGAATGGAGCAGTAGGATTCACACACTACAAGTACTAATTTATTtgcaagctactccctccgtcccataaaaaacaaatctaggagcagatgtgacacattctatttCTACGAATATGGACagatgtatgtccagattcatagtaataggatgtatcacatccggtactaggttggttttttatgggacggaaggagtacacAACAAATTCATTATTACAAATGTGGTGCAATTAAGATACTTCACACCAATATATTTAGCAattaagattttctttttcctattGAAACATGGCTCCATTGTTACCATATCACCTGATTGGGGTTAAGTTACCAAACTCTCAGATTGACTGCGAAATATTGATAAATCTAATGTAAATGAAGGTTCAAAAAGCAAGGAAATTATTGTTCAGGGTTCTGACAATTCAAACATGACAAGTAGATTATTTAAACAATAAGCTATAAACCACATCATTCCACAATATCAAAGGTTCTTCAAACATGATTGGAAAATGTTGCAAAAGACATGGATTTACTACTAACTTTAGTGCCTCAAGGGGGCGGCTGGGGAAAGAAGAGGCGAGAGCACCATCCAGATCTTCGACCTCTTGTATCTCATCCTGTAAAATTTAGAGTAAAGCTATAATGCAATAGATTTGTTGTTTCCAGCTAGTTCATGGGGTCTTAGTTGCATAAATAAGACGATGGGACCTCGGTACCTCAGGCCTTGCAGAAGCAACAAGGTTAGCCCGTCCCTGGTAAATATTTTCTGGTTCATTAGCTTCTTGTAAACCATCCTTGAATTTGCTGTTAACACCATCTAAATGGCACGTTCCGTTTGTATTGTCTATCTGCGGAAGAACAAAATTTCAAGATTAGAAAAGGTTCACTGCAAACAAAAGTTACGGCTTAATTATAGCTCATGACTTCAAAATTTCAGTAGTAAAGATTTAGCACTTCGAATCGAATTCTTACAAGGGCGGCTGCATTTTTCAAGTCCTCCAGATTGAAGTTCCAACCACTGATTCCTCGTATGTACTCTTTCTGAAAAGCAAAAGTCAGTAATAGCCTATTGGTCAATAATACTTGAATCTATATGCACCGTGCAATTCATGACTACAATAAGTCATTTCTATACAACAcagtaaaatatataaatacacagtaaaatatataaatgtgAGATATGAGCTTACTTATGGTCAAAATATGAGCTTGCTATTAGCTAACTATAGttcttattattatttaaaaatatatatatttgccacAGTTGTAGAAATGCAGTCACCATTTAGTTAATAAATCCAATAAAACTCAACTCAATCTAGCACATGTAGAAAGGAAATGATGAAAAACAAGCTAGCAAAACTATTTGTTTAATGATATCATTAAATCAAGAAATGTGGATGAACAGATCAACAACtttaacatatatatctatctctaGTCTTTGCTTCAACATAGGCAAAACCTAGATCTCTCATCACATGTTAACTCCAATGACATGAGATCTCTAGAAAATTTCACTGACTACTCCATGGAATGGCTAGAAATCAAGTCATTTTAGGACAGAGTCACAGAGAGAGTAGTATTCTGACAATATTATTTCTTAGAACAAAAGAGCAGCATCTAACCTGTGATAGTTGCTCCTTGCTCTCTGAACCAAGCTTATTACTAAGAAGCAAGTCAGCCTCTTTTCCCTGCAATTGAGTATAATAAAGATTAGACAAGTCAAATCAAATTGAATGCCATCTCATAAATAGTGATTTGCACCTTCAATGTCCTAAAGCGTTCACCCAGCGGGGGGAGGCCGTCAAGAATACTTCGTGCAAGAAATTCAGCTGTACGTGCATGCTTAAAAAAAGAATGCTTCAAGAGCTTTTCTGAAGATGGACGCTTGCGTGGATCCTTGACTAAGCAAGTTGCAACCAAATCCTTGAAAGACTACAAAAAAGAACAGTTATGATTAATATACAGTCTAAGTCGTCGACAAAAGGAACATGGTGAATACAACAAACCTTTGAAAATCGCTTGTCCCTCTCATAGTCTAGACCTGGTGGTGCATTTTGCAAGGTCATAAGCAATACCTACAATGTGATAAATGTACCGCTATCGTTATCTAACCTCATGGAAATTTATTAAGAATAAGAAAACAAACTATACTTCAGTGCTAACCTTCATTGGAGGGTACTTTGAAAATGGAGCATGACCATGTGCTAGTTCCAATGCCGTTATACCAAAGGACCAAATGTCAGCTCTATGTTTTGAACATGATGACAAAAGGAAAACTTAATCAGTTGTGGTAGCTTAACAAATCAGATTTAGATTGCCAGTTATGAACTTACTTGTAATCATAACCATGCAGTTGTTGCATAACTTCTGGAGCCATCCTGCAAAAAGTATGGGGTTACACAATCTTAACATAAATATGTTtacataaaatataataatgcaACGACTGGcattcaaacttcaaacttctTAAGTTTTTGGTCAACAATTTGGCTAACATATGTAGCCTGTAGGGTAGTGAAATAAAAGTTGTTCCACTAGATTTGTATTTCAATGTGATCTCAAATGGTCATGACTTTGTATCAATAACTACATACTGGAACAATCATGGTCAAAGTTCAATTAAAAGGACCACACAAAGTTAATTCATATTTTGTAAAagtgaatggagggagtatcagcAGAATATTCACCAGCAAGGGGTCCCTACAAAAGTGTTTCGTGCTCTTTGCCTATTCCCAGTATCAAACATGCAGGCTGACACTCCAAAGTCTCCTAGCTTGACAGCTCCATTTGTATCTATTAGGATATTTCCAGCCTGAAATGATTAGTCATGTGAAACAATCAGAAGGTATGCATgcatatgataaaagtaattaAACAAGTTTAAACATCTAGGTTATAATAAACTAGTGACATCTAAATATCCACTAATGGCTTTTAGTTCACATAGAATCCATGCCCAATCTTCTGCTAGTAGCCTAGTACAAATTGTTAAGACATAATATTAAGATGAACAGTACTCTGTGGGGGACTTTGTTTAGAATAATTACTATAATATTGGACCATTATAGGTATTTTCATTCTTTTTTGAGAATAAAGCCCATCTAAGATTCAGATGTGGCACTAAACTTCTGGGTGCATAACCATCCCAAGGTGAGGCATATGCGAGTCAGTGATTGTTCCCAAGCCTTAAATCACACTGGCTGTCAATTAGCTGTACCCTCAATATAACACAGGAGCAACAAAAATGTGATGCCTCATGTCTCTCCATTAATCATGTGTCATCCCAATGTCTCTAAGTCTAAAACATGGACAGGTGAAATGTGATTGAATTTCATATTGAGTCCAGTGCAACGCATTATGCAAATTCTGTGCTGCTACATATTATGCTTCCACTCTAATAGAATGGTGGAGATTCAATATTACCTTTACATCTCTGTGAATATGCCCTTGGGAGTGTAGGTAGACAAGAGCTTTAAGAACCTCCCGCAAAAGAGTTGCAATGACTGGCTCCTCAAACCCATCTGGAAAAGAAGTTTTCATAATGTGCAGAGCAGATCCAGCGGCCATGTAAGGCATAATAACCCAAAGCTGATGACCATTTGTAAACGAGCAATATGCTCGAAGAAGATTTGGATGATCAATCAAGCTCATGGTTTGTACTTCTCGTCTTATCCCATCCTAAAGAATGGCAATTCCGTAAGGATAGAAACACAAGCTCACCAAAATGTAAGCAGCTGATTTGAAGTTAGTATGTTTAGTGACAGGAAAAGCAATGAACTGAAGGAGGTGATACTATGCACTTGTGGCACAAAAAGAAATGTTACTTTCTCAGTAGCTTATAACATTTCCATCTATATTTCAAaggacaattttttttatcttaacaCGAAAAGCCATGTCCCAAGTAAGGAAGTTTAGATTGTTACAAAAGTTAGTTCACTTAAAGATCacaagtcaaacttttttaagatAAGTTATTTGAACGATGCCATTTGCAGGAATAACATATCCTGATATCCAGCACTCAAACCATATCACTGAAGGTAGAAAAATAGTTGTTCTGGAAAGAATGACCAAATTGTAGGAAGCCTAGTCTCAACCAATGTCGTAAAAATCGGCCAGAATGGCTGCTTACTTTGACGCTTATAAGTACGCAGAGTCGCAGAGGAGAACATCACAAACCAGCGAATTGGAAAGGAATTAGCTTGTGTGAATGCCAAAACAGCCACCTCACCTGATTAACCGACCAATTCCATGCAATTGCTTGATTAAACTGGTAATCCCCAACTAAGCCCAGAAACCCACTGAGCGATCCTGAATCAGCCCGATAACTAGCGGCCCAATTAGATGGCAAAACCAGCTACTTTGTCTACCTTGCATCTCTAGAACAGATAAGAATTTCTATCCCATCCCATTCATTGGATTCTACATCATAACGGGAGAGTATTACAAGTAAGTCTCATAATATGACAATACAACGTGTGCAGATATCTGATATCTTTAATACTCTAACCGCATCAATTATCAAATATAAACATATATTGGGATAAACACAAAATTAGTATAATTCGAATTATTTGTTCGTATTCTATTCATTTGGCAGTACCATGTCTGTCTAATAACTGTATTCCATAATCCATACTCTATAACACTTGTTGGTTTCAACAGGACTCTTCATGAATACTCTTCAAGGATTTATTATTAATCTACTTTCAGCATAAGGTGCGTACAATGAGAAAGCATGCGCAAGCTCTGATAAAAATCACTACCACATTTCACCAATAAAGTAAAACATGGATATTATGTTATGCTTAACTTGTAAATATTTTGACAAATTTGTATCATATGTGTGCTTCCATTCTACTTGGGACAGTAGAAACTCACTCAAAAATTTGATGTTTAAAATAAAATGTGTTGAATATTGGTTCATCAGGGTAAATACCACACAGAGGGTAACCAGGCAATGCCGGGTGCAGGTTGAAAAGACTAAACTAATTCATTTTCATTACTTAATGAATGACAGACAACCTTCACCAGGCAATGTCAGGTGCAGGTTGAAAAGACTAAACTAACGCATTTCCATTACTTAATCCAAATGACACACAACCTCTTCTTATAAAGAGGGGAGTCCATAATAATGCAacctaaaaaaagaaagaatctAAACAAACACTGATCCAACTAACTTACAATTAAAAAGGTTTAACTCTCATGTAGTAAAGTGTTACAGTGACAACTTAGAATAGTACTACAATGGCCCCTAACAAATACAAGGTATGTTCTGCTCAAATGATCGAATCATGTCAATATGTCATAAATATTCTGCAAGAACAAACTGAGCCTTCTGTTGAGATAGACATCCTTGGAAATGAGCTAcatctatttatttttgttggcATCAATGTTTCTCTTCTTGTTTCATGCATAATAGAATGTCATGCATGTCAAGAATATAAAGCAGTAATAGGACAGTACAGTAGAAAGCGATTAGCAAGAAAAAAGTGAACCCATGTTCACAAAGAGCATCTGAGAATCgacaaaacaaataaatattcGAAATTTGTATTGCTTAAAATTAGGAAAGTATATAATACAAGTAAAAAATTGcttttgtaaaaaaagaaattattttGTTGGGGGAAATAGATCAACAAGGCAATGCTATACAAAATGAAATTTGGCACAAAAAATGAACAAAGGACAAAACACTCACCAGGTCATTACTGCACTTCTCAAGGTCAAGAACTTTAATGGCAACTTCAATATTAAGTGGGATACAAAGAGCTTTGTACACCGTAGCACTAACACCATCTCCAACTTCCTCACATAATTTATATTCTTTGGGATCTGTTGGAAATCTCCTTGCATGCTCCATGGCTCAAATTCAAAGAGCATCATGCGCAATAACCACAGAGTTACAATTACCATAGCACACAGAAGCAGAAGGCAATAGCACGAACACCTTGTAGCAGCGACAGAGAACAACCAGCAGCATGACTAAGTCTATAGGCGAATGTACAGTCCAATATAGTTCTTAATTATCCAGTCTATCTTTCAAGCATCCTTTGGTCCAAGGTGTTGTATTGCCAAACACGATAGTTAAGTAGAAACCACAAAAGCTACCGAAATGGCTAGCAGCAAGCGTACTTTGGCATCCAGTCTTAATTATCCAGTCTATCTTTCAAGCATCCTTTGGTCCAAGGTGTTGTATTGCCAAACACGATAGTTAAGTAGAAACCACAAAAGCTACCGAAATGGCTAGCAGCAAGCGTACTTTGGCAGTCCGGCAGTAGTACACGCTGCAAATAAAAGGTAGTCATATTCAGCATCATGTATACACCTAAGAAAGAGAAACCAACAGCTGTAACACTAGAGAAACTACAGAACCTACTTGCCCTGATAGAgaacataaaaagaaaatcacgaGAATACAAACTGATTGGAAGGCCACGCTTAAGCCAGCTAGCCATAGACCAAGTTCATCAACTCAACGATCGATCACACCGTCCTAGCTTAAATGGATCTTccgttcagttcagttcagttcagcaAACCCAAGCTCAAGGAAACATGAGGCATTTACTTAGACGACGGGCTATACTCCAAACTCCTCTTTCTAAACTCAGCACTCCGATCAAGCTAATCGCCCCATCCATGACAAGAATCGCTAACGCCTTTAGTTCACTCTGCCAATACTACTAAGCTGAGCTAGCACAAAGCTCAGGGTTATACACTCGTCGTCCCCtagcagcaagcaagcaagccaTAGCCACTAAGCTCTAATCTGGAAATCACGATTGAGCTACAAGGGCCACGCCCTTTCCGGCATCAGGCCGTAAAAAGTCGAGCTACCCCGGAATCGAAGCGCCGCGAGCGAGCAAGCAGAGCACCAAGCGAGCCGATGCCACGTCAGCATCGTTACCTGCAACGCGCTTCGGGGCGGCGGGGTTCCCCACcggcgaggggggaggaggaccgcagagacggcggcggcggcagcggatctCGGGTGCCACGAGCTGGATGAAAAGCAAGGGGGCGGATCTGAGCAGAGGAGAAGCTACAGAATCGGGGGCGATCGAGCAGAtccgggaggaggtggagtccCCTTctgcggctgctgcggcgggcggcggcggtggcggagggggaCGACGCCCACGagagggaggcgaggaggaggaggaggcagcgtaACGTGGGGAGAGGTGTCGAGGGAGGAAGA
The Oryza sativa Japonica Group chromosome 6, ASM3414082v1 DNA segment above includes these coding regions:
- the LOC4341068 gene encoding uncharacterized protein is translated as MEHARRFPTDPKEYKLCEEVGDGVSATVYKALCIPLNIEVAIKVLDLEKCSNDLDGIRREVQTMSLIDHPNLLRAYCSFTNGHQLWVIMPYMAAGSALHIMKTSFPDGFEEPVIATLLREVLKALVYLHSQGHIHRDVKAGNILIDTNGAVKLGDFGVSACMFDTGNRQRARNTFVGTPCWMAPEVMQQLHGYDYKADIWSFGITALELAHGHAPFSKYPPMKVLLMTLQNAPPGLDYERDKRFSKSFKDLVATCLVKDPRKRPSSEKLLKHSFFKHARTAEFLARSILDGLPPLGERFRTLKGKEADLLLSNKLGSESKEQLSQKEYIRGISGWNFNLEDLKNAAALIDNTNGTCHLDGVNSKFKDGLQEANEPENIYQGRANLVASARPEDEIQEVEDLDGALASSFPSRPLEALKSCFDVCGDDDPPTATDLREQPNMESTSPMQQFQQIENHKSANCNGESLERSASVPSNLVNSGSHKFLSGSLIPEHVLSPYRNVGNDPARNECHQKNTCNRNRSGPLFRQMKDPRAHLPVEPEEQSEGKVIQRRGRFQVTSDSIAQKVASSASSSRCSNLPIGVTRSTVHPSTILPTLQFMIQQNTMQKEVISRLISSIEEISDAADASTTGSSQPSGVHFREKELQSYIANLQQSVTELAEEVQRLKLKNTQLEEQINALPKKDERLRREDTRQQ